The stretch of DNA gtgtgacgaagccttaaatcttcactctgtccttcaaaatagcgagtctatttaacgaaaattgaaaaataaacaagatttttctatatacaatactatttatcttaaaattaggtcgaatgaaaaaaattcaataaaatacacgtgtggttgtgtggggggaggggggtagccagaaacctcaccaaatatcaccaagggggaggggggtcaaaaagtagccgaaaacacctcgcgtgatttgtgcacaacctcTTATCAGTGATTGGATTTCCCGGTGCAACACGACCTCAAACATTATGCTAATATGGATAGTTGTTGAATATGTTTCTGATTTTATTACatcaaataaacaaaaacagtttacaggtaaaataaatatttctactCGATATCCCGCCGTGCTACACCTTAATATCCGATCAGTGTTAATTCAAGCGGCCTAACTATATGTGTACCTAACTTAATAAAATGAATTTGTCATCTTACCACAAAAAACAGCATTTTAGTCGGTTTAGAGGCAGTTTTGAAGAAACACATCCTAATTGATCTTAGGAAGGTTCCAACTTCGGGGGCGGCAAATACGATAAAAATAGCCCACAGCCATGATATTCGTTCTTCTAAGGGCAACACTGTTATGAACTGCTGATCCAAAGCTGGAAGAAAAACCTATGATTAGTTAGTTCATAACAtgctctaacgccttgacattaAAGTCGCTTTTGTTATGGTACAAACCTAATGGCTCGTACACATATTGAGCCAACGTATGCCAATCGAAAAGAGACTCAACTCAGCTATGCCATAGGACGACATAGCAACACAGCTTCCTCCattaacgcataaatgcgtccctttagaataataataatctatatcagttaaattaaaaacgtatattttcatagttcttCTCCTTCTCATAAATATTTCCACTCTCTCCCTTTCTGAATATCACTGAAGTTCCAGTTCAGTTAACGATTTTAGCTCATACTAAAATTCCTTACTCTGTtagctcagcgacccaaaatgagacttggcctccgacacaagacagcgccacttttctcgcgGTCCTGTGCGTCCTCTCGAATTGTTGACTCcaccattaaaattaaataataaaaacttaccCAACGCTTTATTACAATGCGTTATCCGACGATCTTTTTTTAACTGCGACGTGATGAAAAGCAACGTGCCTTTCGCGATAACCGCCGTTCCGAGGACCACAGTAAACACGACGATGTACGCCAACACTTTCAGGACCTTGACGCTGAAGTCTATCCATTCTGTTGTGGCCATGGAGCCACTCTCCTTCTTTACGGGGATTTCGAGGAACAGGTCCCATCCTTTCGCTTCTTGTGCGGTTCGCGGGCTGTTGGTTCAAATATTTTGCattaaagataagataaaaaatagtttattcaagtaggcatattacaatgcacttatgaacgtcaaataaagctacaccggctccaaccctacacatctgcctcgagaagatttaaatccccgctcaattggaggagggtatcccaatatgagACCAGCAACAAACTATTATAGACCAGTGtttgataaaaactattctaCTATGTCCtttcaaatttcatataaatcagtTCAGCgctttaagcgtgaagaggtataAGACATACAGTTACTTTCGCGTTTATATATTCGCATATATTTGCAGGGACTAAGCGATTTTCATGCGGACAGGATCTCTAGAACGTATTGCATTATAAAACAGTTTGACTTCTGATCCTTACAGAGGTGTTGGTAGGCTTTAAGAAACCCGATGTTGCCAGGCTGAAAACTGGTGCCGTTACCCACCACCAGCCTATTGAATTTTCCCCTTTCAATTCTCATACATTCGCATTTCACGTCTTAAGTCCTAGCTCTCGCCCTAGGTTCTAGCTGATACCTATTTTTagtaaaatgaataaatatttttttcggtATATGACTAATTCTTATCATACCAAACAATGACCTATTGTTTGGTAAATATTCTCCAAAAGGATTAAGATAATCCGAGAGAGAATTACGGATTAGGTACCCAATGATAAACAACGAATTTCTTTGTGAATGTGCATTGTCACAATAAAGCTAGGTTTCTAGGTGTGTGTAAGTATGACTGTGGGTTGGTATTTTGGTGTCAATCGATTGGTTTTTATGACGCGTGTGGATTAGGTTACATCTTTAACCATACTCGAAATAGGAagataatatgtatgtattaacaaaaacaaaccaTAACGAGTTTAATACGTTATAGAATGATTTACTTGAAAGTTTAGGGTTTCATGAAAACGCATGCTGTATGTATCGATCTGTAGGTGGCAATGTTAAGGTACCAAGAGCCCTAtatagtgtaggtacctatgtttggTTGCCCAACGGTAGCCAACGGTTGGCAAAGCGCCGGGAGATAGTAATACAATAGTGCTTTTAACAATTCCCCATCGTTGGTCCAACTTCGGTATACTTATTGTCGggtttaaaaacaaataatagaTTCAGAAAATATgcacgaataaaaaaatatttgtaggtACTATGTACTGTTTGACGTTGCAATTTAGATCCATTGCTTTTTCATTAATATGCCTGTATTACCCAAATATAGCGTTACGTTGTCTTATCATTTATCATCAACGGACGTTGAAATCATCCAATAAGTATTTTGATTCTAATCATCTTGTATGTAGGTGTTGTACGTAAGATAAACTACTGTTTTTAGATCCTAATCTGCATCGAAAATACcagtaaaaaaatcgtacacAAAACATAGGTACTTTGATACAAGCAGAAGATATCCTGTAATTCCTAGCTGACTGAGCGATGctgagcgttagcgaaggtgtCTGTTTCTGCTTGAGCAAAAATCCTTTCGTATGTCAggatgttctcctctgcagGTTACATTTCTCAacagattctcgtgaaattttgtgagtatTTGGTAGTtagatataattaatttttctgtcgTTTTGTTTCTTTCGTTATTTGAATTAAAAATGGCGGAAATTGGAAGAGAGAGAAAATCAATATACCTAAGCCTTCGATTAaaacaaagaataaaaaaacataCTCAAATTCCTCGGAGTCGTCGAATAGCGGCGTGTACTCGTCAGAATCCTCGTCGCTGTCTCTCCGTCCTTTCAGGCCGGAGGACATCGCCATCGCCTGAAACAGCGGCCATTTTCATTACAAAACAAACTAGTAAACAATTATTTATTCCACGCACTAACGATGCCGCCTCTTGTACCAGTATGAATACAAATAGCGGCTAAACACTGCTGTGGTCACTATTATCATTACCTACTTTACCAAGAAACGCATTGATTATTTTTTGCAGAATTTGGTCCTGTTTAGTCCTGAACAAGGACAATAAAGATAAGAACTGAGAACTGGctgaaaagtaggtatatatttaagcGTAGTCCTGGTCTCTGTAGGTTTTACAACAAAAGcgcaaatttatttatttatttccataTCAATAATTAGGGtttgataaataataattaattgtaGTCAAACTCACCTTATTGGAATTCCCTTTTCAAACTTAATTTGGATAACTGCCACAAGAATTGtgtataaaattacaattaaacatCACAGTAAAATCACTCGAACACTTTGTGAACTAAACAATAGattttaattattatcagtCAATGCATTAAGGCAGACCGGCCAGTAAGACTAAGTCGAGGGTTGGAAGCCAAATGAGGTATAAAATACCTATCAGGAATTATCTTTCATTATATTATCGACTTGATTACGTACTTAGCTGCTATCTAAGATCATTAAAGCGACCGTGATTTCAGTTCCTACGAATTAAGGAAATAACATATCATTATCATATTTGCTATCTGTGTTAGATCGATTAGTTAGGTGCAAGTTTAATGTGCTTAGCTGCAAAGAGCTAAGAAAATATTGTGGTCGTAATAACCTAGTTAAAAATGTTAACATTCTAtgttaacattttcattttatatgCAATAATTACGAGGGACTTCCCTCTTAATCTCTGCATTCCGTCGAACTGATAAAACCAACAACTGTCAACTATCTACTTTCCACGATATTAACCGGTAATAAATAGGATAATGAAAGAAGGAGTGACGAGATTgagattaatattaatttatttaagtgtaAAATAAATACTGCGCGCAACATTATTCATTACAATACTAATTTGGCAAATACCACATTCAAATAGACTTCGTTCATCAGTTCATCACTCGATGGGTTGACTTGCTCATCAAACTAGTAAAATTCACACCATTTCATATATTCGAACATTTTAGTACCTCGAGTATCATAACCGTtcaatatttcattaaaattcaTACACACACAGTCACACATTCTCAACATTATTCGTTGAAACGATAAAATATTCGATGGTAAAATTAATACGTACGGCATGCGTCTCTAAGTCGCAACACACTTGAGTATAGTTGCCCAAGAATTTGCATCACTTTCTTCTGTATCGAAACTTAATGTCCTCCGTATTGCCATGTATTGCAGACAGGTCTGGCGACTTGGACGACGACAAAAACCGTCGAACAACGATTTACGTAGCATATATCTTAGCTTACATCGGTGCCTTAAAACCAGCACGTTTAGTACCAGTCACACAATATATTAAAGTACTTATTTCTAAATATAATACTTATCATGAGAGCAATACGTAGCAGCAAAGATGAGATTCTTAACTTCCATTTTCGCCTGCCGTACTTTGCGTTGTGGTATAATCTTGCTCCTTGCCGTAATCTATAGGTTCTTCGTGACCCGAGTAATTGCCCATCGCAACTTGCGATATTGTGTCCACGATGCTTCCCGTACTCGAGTACGAGTGGCTCGGTGCCGGCGCTGACAAGTCTTCCGACTTTGACAGTTTCAGCGGCTGACTGTAATCTAAATAATCGGGCATTGTAGTTTTCTTTGTCAGTTCCAGCATTTGGTTCAAAAATGACTCTCCGCCCACCCTAGAAGGCAAGCTAAAATCTGTTGCCTGCTGCTCGATATTGTCTGCTTTCGATGTTTCTGCTTTTGAAGACGTCGCAGTCTCAGTCAAGTTCATAGGATCCAGCGGGGTGTCTGATTTTCCCTTCCCAATACTACCAAAATCTGGTGGCAAGTAGTCTTTGTTTCCTTTAAGTAAATCATGAGGAGACTTCATGAGTGGACTCTGGTCTAAACCTACTCTAGTACTGATAGGGCTGCTGCTCGAGAGTGGCTTCATGAGGGATTCCTGCATTTTCATCAAAGATGGCGATAAGAACATGTTGTTAGCGGCTAATGTAGATTTGGACATCGGATCGGGTATTCCTAGTATTCCAGCACTAGAATATTTACTAGCCGAGAACAAGGCATTCGCTATGTCTGCCGAACTCATCATGAGATTTGAAGCGATACTGGCGGGTATGGGAGTCGCGGAAGTGGTACTGGTCGAGGTGCTGGTAGATGTTTTATCGTAGCTGCCAATGCTGCTGGTTAAGTTGTGTAAAGAAGCCGCATAAGAGGGCGGGTCTGGAAGTTTCCCACCAGTCAGACTCGCCGCTAAACTCGACGACATTCCAGGCGTGAGCCCTGTTAGCATACTGTTTGCGGCGGCAAGACTTTCCAAACTGCCCGCCCCCAAAGGCATTGGCATGTTAGATGTCCCCAAGCCTAATGCCATACTTGTTAACATATCCAAGCCAGTTGGATAACTTGATGGTAATGATGGAGTACTTGACTTAGACGATTTAGATGAAGTCGGCATAAGGGGAATGTTCAACGGAGGCGTTTCAAATTTATGAGGAGATGCCGATCCGAGACCTGAAGACACGTTAATCGGGGGTACTCCGGCAGGCCTGCTGACCATTTGCTGCAATGTGCTAACAGAGGGAAAGTTCGGTATAGATGTGGCTTGACTTGGTTTTGATACGGGAATAGGCTGAGGTACTGCCAATAGAGCATCTAAGTCGATTTTGTCATCATGTTCAGAGGAGCACCCTAGTTCGTCACGTATAAAGTGCCACAATAGACCATCACTTTGCTCACGCGGGAATTTAGGCATCAAGGTACTCTTTAATTTGTCTAGATATGTAATATCTGGTTTGAAGTTATCCTTGAAGTTAACGGATGTCTCATCGGGATATGTGAAGTAATACTTAATGCTGTTTTTGATCTGTTCCATGGCATGTGGAGTCAAGTGCGTATCGTGGATCATGTTGTACTGTAGCAATAGGGGCCGCGGGTATTCCGTGGGGCGCTGTTCCGGCGGTGGTATCACCCAGAAGCAGGTTAAGGAAGATTCCAAGACAGGGCTTTCTGGGTTATAAGGGGCTGAAACAAAATTACAAGTCATTAGACAAACCACAAAGGTTAACCAAAAATCTTAACT from Cydia splendana chromosome 5, ilCydSple1.2, whole genome shotgun sequence encodes:
- the LOC134790660 gene encoding MPN domain-containing protein CG4751 isoform X1, whose product is MDLQTSHLAAALMSGTNSYASNTVPETAVKSVPDDVKAEKPTEKDSLEEEKEEIGSGEEFTDEESETQPGNKSTPGRGVTLQMLLEEKMLEPGNAAMTIEYLGQKFVGDLQSDGKIKSHETETIFCSPSAWAIHCKRIINPDKRSGCGWASVKYRGKKLDTIKATYLRKKQLQRENMHTDEETEMEVENPPEPPPQRVVMKHNTVPNRMMQHDANMLIEAVSFSSVGKVQPFLVSVSSNACLILDIHCHLKKQEVYGYLAGTWDLNNHNVMITHTFPCLISKSDPRPRVLVELEIQMEIEKLGLTLLGWYHSHPTNPAMPSLRDCDNQLEYQIKMRGPSEISYIPCIGVICSPYNPESPVLESSLTCFWVIPPPEQRPTEYPRPLLLQYNMIHDTHLTPHAMEQIKNSIKYYFTYPDETSVNFKDNFKPDITYLDKLKSTLMPKFPREQSDGLLWHFIRDELGCSSEHDDKIDLDALLAVPQPIPVSKPSQATSIPNFPSVSTLQQMVSRPAGVPPINVSSGLGSASPHKFETPPLNIPLMPTSSKSSKSSTPSLPSSYPTGLDMLTSMALGLGTSNMPMPLGAGSLESLAAANSMLTGLTPGMSSSLAASLTGGKLPDPPSYAASLHNLTSSIGSYDKTSTSTSTSTTSATPIPASIASNLMMSSADIANALFSASKYSSAGILGIPDPMSKSTLAANNMFLSPSLMKMQESLMKPLSSSSPISTRVGLDQSPLMKSPHDLLKGNKDYLPPDFGSIGKGKSDTPLDPMNLTETATSSKAETSKADNIEQQATDFSLPSRVGGESFLNQMLELTKKTTMPDYLDYSQPLKLSKSEDLSAPAPSHSYSSTGSIVDTISQVAMGNYSGHEEPIDYGKEQDYTTTQSTAGENGS
- the LOC134790660 gene encoding MPN domain-containing protein CG4751 isoform X2 gives rise to the protein MLLEEKMLEPGNAAMTIEYLGQKFVGDLQSDGKIKSHETETIFCSPSAWAIHCKRIINPDKRSGCGWASVKYRGKKLDTIKATYLRKKQLQRENMHTDEETEMEVENPPEPPPQRVVMKHNTVPNRMMQHDANMLIEAVSFSSVGKVQPFLVSVSSNACLILDIHCHLKKQEVYGYLAGTWDLNNHNVMITHTFPCLISKSDPRPRVLVELEIQMEIEKLGLTLLGWYHSHPTNPAMPSLRDCDNQLEYQIKMRGPSEISYIPCIGVICSPYNPESPVLESSLTCFWVIPPPEQRPTEYPRPLLLQYNMIHDTHLTPHAMEQIKNSIKYYFTYPDETSVNFKDNFKPDITYLDKLKSTLMPKFPREQSDGLLWHFIRDELGCSSEHDDKIDLDALLAVPQPIPVSKPSQATSIPNFPSVSTLQQMVSRPAGVPPINVSSGLGSASPHKFETPPLNIPLMPTSSKSSKSSTPSLPSSYPTGLDMLTSMALGLGTSNMPMPLGAGSLESLAAANSMLTGLTPGMSSSLAASLTGGKLPDPPSYAASLHNLTSSIGSYDKTSTSTSTSTTSATPIPASIASNLMMSSADIANALFSASKYSSAGILGIPDPMSKSTLAANNMFLSPSLMKMQESLMKPLSSSSPISTRVGLDQSPLMKSPHDLLKGNKDYLPPDFGSIGKGKSDTPLDPMNLTETATSSKAETSKADNIEQQATDFSLPSRVGGESFLNQMLELTKKTTMPDYLDYSQPLKLSKSEDLSAPAPSHSYSSTGSIVDTISQVAMGNYSGHEEPIDYGKEQDYTTTQSTAGENGS